GTTGTACATGTCGGGCACGCCGATGATCATTTCACCGCTGTCGAAGACTACGTCTCGGTCGGTCACAATGTGACCCTGCATGGGTGTATCATCAAAACCGAAACACTCATCGGCATCGGCGCCGTCGTACTTAACGGCGCAACGGTTGAATCCCAATCCATAGTTGCCGCAGGCGCCCTGGTCCGCGCCGGCGAAACCGTTCCGTCGGGTGTGCTTTTTGCCGGCGTGCCGGGAAAAGTCATCCGCCCACTGTCAAAGGAAGAAAAATCGGGCTTGCGCAGTCATCCCGAAAACTATTGGGCGGTCGCCCGGAAATACCGCGATTATGAAAGAAAATCTCTCTAAACATAGATGCAACGGGAGCCGATTTTCTTCCTGTTTATTTTTGATTCTCTTTTTAATTTGACTTCGTAAATTTTGTTTAGCCATTCTGCCGTCCCCGCATTCGTTGTTTTCGCGTGTGTGATTCTATGG
This genomic interval from Desulfobacterales bacterium contains the following:
- a CDS encoding gamma carbonic anhydrase family protein; amino-acid sequence: MTIIAFDGKTPVIHESAWIAGDADLIGDVHIGSNSSIWFKTVLRGDINTIRIGNYVNVQDSAVVHVGHADDHFTAVEDYVSVGHNVTLHGCIIKTETLIGIGAVVLNGATVESQSIVAAGALVRAGETVPSGVLFAGVPGKVIRPLSKEEKSGLRSHPENYWAVARKYRDYERKSL